One Saimiri boliviensis isolate mSaiBol1 chromosome 5, mSaiBol1.pri, whole genome shotgun sequence genomic window carries:
- the TSN gene encoding translin isoform X1, translated as MSVSEIFVELQGFLAAEQDIREEIRKVVQSLEQTAREILTLLQGVHQGAGFQDIPKRCLKAREHFGTVKTHLTSLKTKFPAEQYYRFHEHWRFVLQRLVFLAAFVVYLETETLVTREAVTEILGIEPDREKGFHLDVEDYLSGVLILASELSRLSVNSVTAGDYSRPLHISTFINELDSGFRLLNLKNDSLRKRYDGLKYDVKKVEEVVYDLSIRGFNKETAAACGEK; from the exons ATGTCTGTGAGCGAGATCTTCGTGGAGCTGCAGGGCTTTTTGGCTGCCGAGCAGGACATCCGAGAG GAAATCCGAAAAGTTGTACAGAGTTTAGAACAAACAGCTCGAGAGATTTTGACTCTACTGCAAGGGGTCCATCAGGGTGCTGGGTTTCAGgaca TTCCAAAGAGGTGTTTGAAAGCTCGAGAACATTTTGGTACAGTAAAAACACATCTAACATCTTTGAAGACCAAGTTTCCTGCTGAACAGTATTACAG ATTTCATGAGCACTGGAGGTTTGTGCTGCAGCGCTTGGTCTTCTTGGCAGCATTTGTTGTGTATTTGGAAACAGAAACGCTAGTGACTCGAGAAGCGGTGACAGAAATCCTTGGCA TTGAGCCAGATCGGGAGAAAGGATTTCATCTGGATGTAGAAGATTATCTCTCAGGAGTTCTAATTCTTGCCAGTGAACTG TCGAGGCTGTCTGTCAACAGCGTGACTGCTGGAGACTACTCCCGACCCCTCCACATCTCCACCTTCATCAATGAGCTGGATTCCGGGTTCCGTCTTCTCAACCTGAAAAATGACTCCCTGAGGAAGCGCTACGACGGATTGAAATACGACGTGAAGAAAGTAGAGGAGGTGGTCTATGATCTCTCCATCCGGGGCTTCAATAAGGAGACGGCAGCGGCTTGTGGTGAAAAATAG
- the TSN gene encoding translin isoform X2, which produces MSVSEIFVELQGFLAAEQDIREEIRKVVQSLEQTAREILTLLQGVHQGAGFQDIPKRCLKAREHFGTVKTHLTSLKTKFPAEQYYRFHEHWRFVLQRLVFLAAFVVYLETETLVTREAVTEILGIEAVCQQRDCWRLLPTPPHLHLHQ; this is translated from the exons ATGTCTGTGAGCGAGATCTTCGTGGAGCTGCAGGGCTTTTTGGCTGCCGAGCAGGACATCCGAGAG GAAATCCGAAAAGTTGTACAGAGTTTAGAACAAACAGCTCGAGAGATTTTGACTCTACTGCAAGGGGTCCATCAGGGTGCTGGGTTTCAGgaca TTCCAAAGAGGTGTTTGAAAGCTCGAGAACATTTTGGTACAGTAAAAACACATCTAACATCTTTGAAGACCAAGTTTCCTGCTGAACAGTATTACAG ATTTCATGAGCACTGGAGGTTTGTGCTGCAGCGCTTGGTCTTCTTGGCAGCATTTGTTGTGTATTTGGAAACAGAAACGCTAGTGACTCGAGAAGCGGTGACAGAAATCCTTGGCA TCGAGGCTGTCTGTCAACAGCGTGACTGCTGGAGACTACTCCCGACCCCTCCACATCTCCACCTTCATCAATGA